Proteins from a genomic interval of Rhizobium etli CFN 42:
- a CDS encoding DegQ family serine endoprotease, whose amino-acid sequence MSHILLKYRTAALVGAAIIAGAACLPLAINSSTALAAPSDTGGILAASGSFASVVDADKPAVVTITTTMKTTDVSADQQSPMDEQFRQFFEDQGIPLPRPAPQQRGSQHAMALGSGFIISPDGVIVTNNHVIDNALDIKVTLDDGTELPAKLIGTDPKSDVAVLKIQAGKPLQTIAWGDSDKLKLGDQILAIGNPFGIGTTVTAGIVSARGRDLHSGPYDDFIQIDAPINHGNSGGPLVDREGKVVGINTAIYSPNGGSVGVGFAIPSDEAKAIVAKLEKDGSINHGYLGVQIQPVTKDVADAVGLDKTGGALVAAVSADTPAAHAGLKPGDIVTSVGGETVKTPKDLSRLVADLSPGTQKSLGVWRDGKTIDLNVTVGANADGQKQAAATSPEAPGRASGQPSLGIGLAELTPDVRQQINLPRSVSGAVVASVNPDKSAAAAGIQSGDVIVSVNDRPVHNARDVKAAIAEAGKAGRKSVLLLVERDGNKTFIAVPFAAA is encoded by the coding sequence ATGTCACACATCCTCCTCAAATACCGCACCGCAGCGCTCGTCGGAGCCGCCATCATCGCCGGCGCGGCCTGCCTGCCCCTTGCGATCAACAGTTCCACCGCACTGGCCGCTCCCTCCGATACCGGCGGCATCCTTGCCGCAAGCGGCTCCTTCGCCTCCGTCGTCGACGCCGACAAGCCTGCGGTCGTCACCATCACCACGACGATGAAGACGACGGATGTCAGCGCCGATCAGCAATCGCCGATGGACGAGCAGTTCCGCCAGTTCTTCGAGGACCAGGGCATTCCGCTGCCGCGCCCGGCGCCGCAACAGCGCGGCTCCCAGCATGCGATGGCGCTCGGCTCCGGCTTCATCATCAGCCCCGATGGCGTCATCGTCACCAACAACCACGTCATCGACAATGCCCTCGACATCAAGGTGACGCTCGACGACGGCACCGAACTGCCGGCCAAGCTGATCGGCACCGATCCGAAATCCGATGTCGCCGTGTTGAAGATCCAGGCCGGCAAGCCGCTGCAGACCATCGCCTGGGGCGATTCCGACAAGCTGAAGCTCGGCGACCAGATCCTGGCGATCGGCAATCCCTTCGGCATCGGCACCACGGTGACGGCGGGCATCGTCTCGGCGCGCGGCCGCGATTTGCACAGCGGACCCTATGACGATTTCATCCAGATCGACGCGCCGATCAACCACGGCAACTCAGGCGGCCCACTCGTCGATCGTGAGGGCAAGGTCGTCGGCATCAACACCGCCATCTATTCGCCGAACGGCGGCAGCGTCGGCGTCGGCTTCGCCATTCCCTCCGACGAGGCCAAGGCGATCGTCGCCAAGCTTGAGAAGGATGGTTCGATCAATCACGGCTATCTCGGCGTGCAGATCCAGCCGGTCACGAAAGACGTCGCCGATGCCGTCGGCCTCGACAAGACCGGCGGCGCGCTGGTCGCCGCCGTCTCCGCCGATACGCCGGCCGCCCATGCCGGCCTGAAGCCCGGCGACATCGTCACCTCGGTCGGCGGCGAAACCGTCAAGACACCGAAGGACCTGTCGCGCCTTGTCGCCGATCTCTCGCCGGGCACGCAGAAATCGCTCGGCGTCTGGCGCGACGGCAAGACCATCGATCTCAACGTTACCGTCGGCGCCAATGCCGACGGCCAGAAGCAGGCCGCGGCGACAAGCCCGGAAGCGCCGGGCCGGGCCTCCGGCCAGCCGAGCCTCGGCATCGGCCTTGCCGAGCTGACGCCGGATGTGCGCCAGCAGATCAACCTGCCGCGCTCCGTCAGCGGCGCGGTGGTCGCCAGCGTCAATCCGGACAAATCGGCGGCTGCCGCCGGTATTCAGTCGGGCGACGTCATCGTCTCGGTCAACGACCGGCCGGTCCACAATGCCCGCGACGTCAAGGCCGCAATCGCCGAAGCCGGCAAGGCCGGCCGCAAATCCGTGCTGCTGCTCGTCGAACGCGACGGGAATAAAACCTTCATCGCTGTGCCATTTGCCGCGGCCTGA
- a CDS encoding LacI family DNA-binding transcriptional regulator — translation MSKSVEWGRKPRGDAPVKLSDVAKKVGVSAITISRALRNPEIVSEDLREEILRAVEEMGYIPNLAARALAGRHNGTVAVITPALHQYGFTNLMVGIEDRFRDTDLTVQYSNTLHHAEGEAGLLKSFLTQKPAGVIIAGAESYRDLLPLIDNAACPIAHVTDLSQEPQKLVVGLDHYRAGAEPTRFLLSRGYRRIAFFGRGADVRSRRRIEGYEAVMRDAGRFDPALIIGGDAPSRTGLGRELFARLIERVPDVDAVFAQSDELALGVLIECKARGIRVPEEVGICGFNDLEFSAFVEPSLTTVYIPRQDIGYRVADMLLRAIRDEPPDEDRVDCGFSIIPRGSTR, via the coding sequence ATGAGCAAGTCGGTGGAGTGGGGGAGGAAGCCCAGGGGCGACGCGCCTGTGAAGCTCAGCGATGTGGCCAAGAAGGTGGGCGTCAGCGCGATCACCATCTCGCGCGCTCTGCGCAATCCCGAAATCGTCTCCGAGGATCTGCGCGAGGAGATCCTGCGTGCGGTCGAGGAGATGGGCTATATTCCCAATCTTGCCGCCCGGGCGCTGGCCGGCCGCCACAACGGCACCGTCGCCGTCATCACGCCCGCCTTGCACCAATACGGCTTTACCAATCTGATGGTCGGTATCGAGGATCGTTTCCGCGACACCGATCTCACCGTGCAATATTCCAATACATTGCACCATGCCGAGGGCGAGGCCGGCCTGTTGAAATCCTTCCTGACGCAGAAACCGGCCGGCGTCATCATTGCCGGCGCCGAATCCTACCGCGATCTTCTGCCGCTGATCGACAATGCTGCCTGTCCCATCGCCCATGTCACCGATCTGAGCCAGGAGCCGCAGAAGCTGGTCGTCGGCCTCGATCATTATAGGGCAGGCGCCGAACCCACCCGCTTCCTGTTGTCGAGGGGCTACAGGAGGATCGCCTTCTTCGGCCGAGGCGCCGATGTCCGCTCGCGCCGGCGGATAGAAGGCTACGAGGCGGTGATGCGGGACGCGGGGCGTTTCGACCCCGCTCTCATTATCGGCGGCGATGCGCCAAGCCGCACCGGCCTCGGCCGGGAACTGTTTGCCCGGCTGATCGAACGCGTGCCCGATGTCGATGCCGTTTTTGCCCAGAGCGACGAACTGGCGCTCGGCGTCCTGATCGAATGCAAGGCGCGCGGCATCCGCGTGCCGGAGGAGGTCGGCATCTGCGGCTTCAACGATCTGGAATTCTCCGCCTTCGTCGAGCCGTCGCTGACGACGGTGTACATCCCGCGCCAGGACATCGGCTACCGCGTCGCCGACATGCTGCTGCGCGCCATCCGCGACGAACCGCCTGACGAAGACAGGGTCGATTGCGGCTTTTCGATCATCCCCCGGGGCTCGACCCGGTAA